A stretch of the Rosa rugosa chromosome 5, drRosRugo1.1, whole genome shotgun sequence genome encodes the following:
- the LOC133708509 gene encoding uncharacterized protein LOC133708509, whose protein sequence is MFSILKWKCSWSMISAVASIVGLVSLMLDSKVHLLFFPLVPSFEYFSQTHNSCVPINASTEAITDHFRGNLEPPIDLENHFPADLHKVVVFCGAPWKAEIGRWLAGCGSISNKVNIVELIGGSGCKNDCSGRGFCNCELGQCRCFHGYSGQYNFIFFLSV, encoded by the exons ATGTTTTCTATTCTGAAATGGAAATGCTCATGGTCTATGATATCGGCGGTTGCTTCTATTGTGGGATTGGTTTCACTAATGTTGGATTCAAAAGTTCATCTCCTCTTCTTTCCATTAGTTCCTTCTTTCGAGTACTTTAGTCAAACTCATAACTCTTGTGTCCCAATCAATGCTTCCACTGAAGCAATTACAGATCATTTTAGGGGAAATTTAGAACCTCCTATTGACTTAGAAAATCATTTTCCAGCTGACTTGCACAAGGTAGTTGTTTTTTGTGGAGCACCATGGAAGGCAGAGATTGGCCGGTGGCTTGCTGGTTGTGGCTCAATTTCTAATAAAGTCAACATTGTGGAG TTAATAGGTGGGAGTGGCTGCAAAAATGACTGCAGTGGTCGAGGTTTTTGTAATTGTGAATTGGGACAATGTCGGTGCTTTCATGGATATAGTGGTCAGTAtaatttcatcttctttctttCGGTGTAA
- the LOC133712258 gene encoding BAHD acyltransferase At5g47980-like, with the protein MCSEMVIEVISKETVTPSSSSLHHLRTSNLSVFDHLLPDVYVPLLVFYPNNSITDHKINIVDHHHSMITERSKLLKTSLSKTLSRFYPFAGRIFSHNNILSICCNDNGAAFIETRVNCPISKVMEKHNSGILSQLLPNDLQSTFESTGYLLLVQANFFECGGLAIGITISHKIADGFTLGTFIRSWAAMCLGSDVVALPATEFGVPASLYPQQDLFINSLSTSREYVNSEACVNQRFVFDASNIVRLKSKATSATVPNPTRVEVVTALLWKCAMEASRSNLSFTRPAMLFLAANMRKVLKHPTLMGNLVGYVFAAKTQEGDATLQSLVAIIRKSIEEFKVKYGEGVSGDAICQNFKEHGDLMDNNDINNYICSSWCRFGFYEANFGWGKPSWVTFPGLKIKNTIVLIDTKDGEGMEAFLSLKEEDMAVIETNKELLAYASLNPTII; encoded by the coding sequence ATGTGTTCAGAAATGGTGATCGAAGTAATCAGTAAGGAAACAGTTacaccatcatcttcttctcttcacCACCTTAGAACTTCCAACCTCTCTGTTTTTGATCATCTTTTACCAGATGTGTATGTCCCCCTACTTGTCTTCTATCCCAACAATAGTATTACTGATCATAAGATCAATATAGTTGATCATCATCACTCTATGATTACCGAAAGATCTAAGCTTCTGAAAACTTCATTATCTAAAACCCTCAGCCGCTTCTATCCCTTTGCAGGAAGAATATTTAGCCACAACAACATTCTTTCAATCTGTTGTAATGACAATGGGGCTGCATTTATTGAAACTCGTGTCAATTGTCCCATATCAAAGGTTATGGAAAAACACAATTCTGGGATACTAAGTCAATTACTTCCCAATGACCTACAATCAACATTTGAAAGCACAGGCTATCTCCTATTAGTCCAAGCCAACTTCTTTGAATGTGGTGGACTTGCAATTGGGATTACCATTTCACACAAGATTGCGGACGGGTTTACACTCGGAACATTCATCCGTAGCTGGGCAGCAATGTGCCTCGGCTCTGATGTAGTGGCTCTTCCAGCTACAGAATTTGGTGTTCCAGCATCTCTTTACCCACAACAAGATTTATTCATCAACTCATTGTCAACTTCCAGGGAATATGTTAATAGTGAAGCTTGTGTCAATCAGAGATTTGTGTTTGATGCCTCAAATATTGTACGTCTCAAGTCTAAAGCCACTAGTGCCACCGTTCCAAATCCAACTCGTGTTGAAGTAGTGACAGCACTTCTTTGGAAATGTGCAATGGAAGCATCAAGATCAAACTTGAGTTTTACAAGGCCAGCTATGCTGTTTCTAGCAGCAAACATGCGGAAAGTATTGAAGCATCCCACTTTAATGGGAAATCTTGTAGGATATGTCTTTGCAGCGAAGACACAAGAAGGTGATGCAACTCTTCAAAGCTTAGTTGCTATAATCAGGAAAAGCATTGAGGAATTTAAAGTGAAATATGGTGAGGGAGTTAGCGGGGATGCTATTTGCCAAAATTTTAAAGAGCATGGAGATTTAATGGATAATAATGATATAAATAACTATATCTGCAGCAGTTGGTGCAGGTTTGGCTTTTATGAAGCCAATTTTGGATGGGGAAAGCCATCTTGGGTCACTTTTCCAGGTTTGAAAATCAAGAATACAATTGTGTTGATTGATACAAAAGACGGTGAAGGCATGGAAGCGTTCTTGAGTTTAAAAGAAGAGGACATGGCTGTAATTGAAACCAATAAGGAGCTGCTTGCATATGCTTCTCTCAATCCCACTATTATTTGA